The following are from one region of the Fusarium keratoplasticum isolate Fu6.1 chromosome 4, whole genome shotgun sequence genome:
- a CDS encoding GYF domain-containing protein: MASRYSAARPKRDGENFARTHHNEDGSDSKRVKFDVRNPSTLAPDAREDDAILDADVIGGSAATKRGAVNLDGYDSDSDNENFNARAESRKRGNVNILEQLDNYDATNSGPAPGAAAGDDDDDDMFAADDDEEKEAPEDGDFDKNGRKKDKVRFLDDDQIVGQEQASRDKDQIRLDNEASSDDEEDVDLAIQEEGVDEEVGAGGLKRNAPKVEAFNLKQEMEEGQFDQDGNYVRKGGDPDAVHDSWLQGLSKKEMKKAAAAHEKREAEARKRRMDEDEVLVSDLLKTLILNLDRTETPLEALARLGKKQTKPKKIPKWKLKKMNKGAEGMDVDGSADSQDAEQQRIKASIDAITDAADKLLSRDHEDIYDQERELLVREYRRETGEDWVEPEATEADRDQEGEGQETAVKPGTMWEFRWVDGRDGGASQGPYDGATMKAWQDAGYFPEDAVEFRVVEEGREWRSRVKAFE, translated from the coding sequence ATGGCGTCACGCTACTCGGCTGCGCGACCCAAGCGCGACGGCGAGAACTTTGCGCGAACTCACCACAACGAAGATGGCTCCGACTCCAAACGGGTCAAGTTTGACGTCCGAAACCCCTCGACTTTGGCCCCCGATGCCCGCGAAGACGATGCGATCCTCGATGCCGATGTCATTGGTGGCTCTGCTGCTACGAAGCGAGGTGctgtcaacctcgacggtTATGACAGCGACTCAGACAACGAAAACTTTAACGCCCGAGCCGAGAGTCGCAAACGAGGCAATGTCAATATTCTAGAGCAGCTTGACAACTACGATGCCACCAATTCCGGCCCAGCTCcgggtgctgctgctggtgatgacgatgacgatgacatgtttgccgccgacgacgatgaagaaaaggaagctcccgaggatggcgactttgacaagaacggccgcaagaaggacaaggtccGTTTTCTCGACGATGATCAAATCGTcggccaagaacaagcaagCAGGGACAAGGATCAGATTCGGCTTGACAACGAAGCAAgtagcgacgacgaggaagacgtgGATCTGGCTAtccaggaggagggcgttgacGAAGAGGTCGGCGCAGGAGGACTCAAGAGAAATGCTCCCAAGGTCGAGGCGTTCAACCTAAagcaagagatggaagagggTCAGTTTGATCAAGACGGCAACTACGTCCGCAAAGGCGGCGACCCCGACGCCGTTCATGACAGCTGGCTCCAGGGTCTTagcaagaaggagatgaaaAAGGCTGCGGCAGCCCATGAGAAGCGGGAGGCCGAGGCGCGAAAACGACGTatggacgaagatgaggttcTTGTGTCAGACCTCCTCAAGACTCTGATTCTCAATCTGGACCGAACAGAAACACCGCTCGAGGCGCTGGCCAGGCTTGGCAAGAAGCAAacaaagcccaagaagatCCCCAAGtggaagctcaagaagatgaacaaGGGCGCTGAAGGCATGGACGTGGACGGCAGTGCTGACAGCCAAGATGCAGAGCAGCAGCGGATAAAGGCTTCAATTGATGCCATCACGGATGCTGCAGACAAGTTGCTAAGCCGGGACCACGAGGACATTTACGATCAGGAACGggagctcctcgtccgagAATATCGCAGAGAGACTGGCGAGGATTGGGTGGAGCCGGAAGCAACAGAGGCTGACCGGGATcaggagggggaggggcaggAGACGGCGGTGAAGCCGGGGACGATGTGGGAGTTCCGATGGGTAGATGGACGAGACGGAGGCGCCAGTCAAGGACCGTACGACGGGGCTACGATGAAGGCGTGGCAGGATGCCGGATACTTCCCAGAAGACGCGGTCGAGTTCCGagttgtggaggagggccGGGAATGGAGATCGCGGGTCAAGGCTTTTGAATGA